A DNA window from Massilia putida contains the following coding sequences:
- a CDS encoding putative bifunctional diguanylate cyclase/phosphodiesterase yields MNPFSASATSSSPHDTQTSLGIDQPRLLLVDDEPRLLASLHELLQGRGYQLVTAATGSEALAHLSRLRFDLVLLDLRLPDIGGHEIMDFINQKGIESDVIVMSGEVGIDAAIGALKRGAYDYLRKPYSREELLTTVANALKQRRLEEANARIANQLENSEKMYRYLVDSSPDIIYTLNHEGKFTFINDRAYQLLGYKREELIGQHYSIVVHEEDLERARYVFNERRVDERASRNVELRLKCHAGANQERTFNNTLMTISLNAIGMHVPDQEVKKLEFYGTYGVARDITDRKRAEEVISYQAYHDILTDLPNRILFKDRLGLAVIQAKRKQTELAVMFIDLDRFKLVNDTLGHVKGDELLQQAAGRLKECLRKGDTLARQGGDEFTIVLPELRDRDDARMVADKFLEVLQDPFDLDGHAVHISASIGIAIYPSHGESIDELLRHADIAMYQVKGQGKNGHAFYDPSMQDVSHQKIALEQSLRRALENNELEMYYQPQIDAISGRIVGAEALMRWNHPTRGIVSPGEFLPFAEENGLMLPISDWMIGALCRDMLQWKNIGGNQVRLSLNLSPQYLDRGDFYEKMRNALLRYGIAPSQIEVEITENICIRNPQHAIEQLNKLGQLGVSVAIDDFGTGYSSLAYLHRFPVHTIKIDQSFVKEIHDEHGHYPVVLAIISIARGLGLNLIAEGVETDSQARYLRSNGCLTMQGYLYHRPMPLPRFIDVLRGQALPAGASNVLAFQA; encoded by the coding sequence ATGAATCCATTCTCCGCCAGCGCCACGTCGTCCAGCCCCCACGACACGCAAACTTCGCTCGGCATCGACCAGCCCAGACTCCTGCTCGTCGACGATGAACCCCGCCTGCTCGCGTCGCTGCACGAGCTGCTGCAGGGCCGCGGCTACCAGCTCGTCACGGCGGCCACCGGCAGCGAAGCCCTCGCCCACCTGTCGCGCCTGCGCTTCGACCTCGTGCTGCTCGACCTGCGCCTGCCCGACATCGGCGGCCACGAGATCATGGACTTCATCAACCAGAAGGGCATCGAATCCGATGTCATCGTGATGAGCGGCGAGGTCGGCATCGACGCCGCCATCGGCGCGCTGAAACGCGGCGCCTACGATTACCTGCGCAAGCCGTACAGCCGCGAGGAACTCTTGACCACCGTGGCGAACGCATTGAAGCAGCGGCGCCTGGAAGAGGCCAACGCGCGCATCGCGAACCAGCTGGAAAACTCGGAGAAGATGTACCGCTACCTGGTGGACTCTTCGCCCGACATCATCTACACGCTGAACCACGAAGGCAAGTTCACCTTCATCAACGACCGCGCCTACCAGCTGCTCGGCTACAAGCGCGAAGAACTCATCGGCCAGCATTACTCGATCGTCGTGCACGAGGAGGATCTGGAGCGCGCGCGCTACGTGTTCAACGAGCGCCGCGTCGACGAGCGCGCGTCGCGCAACGTCGAGCTGCGCCTGAAGTGCCACGCGGGCGCCAATCAGGAACGCACCTTCAACAATACCCTGATGACGATCTCGCTGAACGCCATCGGCATGCATGTGCCCGACCAGGAGGTCAAGAAGCTCGAGTTCTACGGCACGTATGGCGTGGCGCGCGACATCACGGACCGCAAGCGCGCGGAAGAAGTGATCTCGTACCAGGCCTACCACGACATCCTGACCGACCTGCCGAACCGCATCCTGTTCAAGGACCGTCTCGGCCTCGCCGTCATCCAGGCCAAGAGAAAGCAGACGGAACTCGCCGTCATGTTCATCGACCTGGACCGCTTCAAGCTCGTCAACGATACGCTGGGTCACGTGAAGGGCGACGAACTGCTGCAGCAGGCCGCGGGCCGCCTGAAGGAATGCCTGCGCAAGGGCGACACGCTGGCGCGCCAGGGCGGCGACGAATTCACGATCGTGCTGCCGGAACTGCGCGACCGCGACGACGCGCGCATGGTGGCCGACAAATTCCTCGAAGTGCTGCAGGATCCGTTCGACCTGGACGGCCACGCCGTGCACATCTCGGCGTCGATCGGCATCGCGATCTACCCGAGCCACGGCGAATCGATCGACGAACTGCTGCGCCACGCCGACATCGCCATGTACCAGGTCAAGGGACAAGGCAAGAACGGCCACGCGTTCTACGACCCGTCGATGCAGGACGTCTCGCACCAGAAGATCGCGCTGGAACAGAGCCTGCGCCGCGCGCTCGAGAACAACGAGCTGGAGATGTACTACCAGCCGCAGATCGACGCCATCAGCGGCCGCATCGTCGGCGCCGAGGCGCTGATGCGCTGGAACCATCCGACCCGCGGCATCGTCTCGCCGGGCGAATTCCTGCCGTTCGCGGAAGAGAACGGCCTGATGCTGCCGATCTCCGACTGGATGATCGGCGCCCTGTGCCGCGATATGCTGCAGTGGAAGAACATCGGCGGCAACCAGGTGCGGCTGTCGCTGAACCTGTCGCCGCAATACCTCGACCGGGGCGACTTCTACGAAAAGATGCGCAACGCCCTGCTGCGCTACGGGATCGCGCCGAGCCAGATCGAAGTCGAAATCACCGAGAACATCTGCATCCGCAACCCGCAGCACGCGATCGAGCAGCTCAATAAACTGGGACAGCTGGGCGTGTCCGTTGCGATCGACGACTTCGGCACCGGCTATTCGTCGCTCGCTTATCTGCACCGCTTCCCCGTCCACACGATCAAGATCGACCAGTCGTTCGTCAAGGAGATCCACGACGAGCACGGTCACTACCCGGTCGTCCTGGCGATCATCTCGATCGCGCGCGGGCTGGGCCTGAACCTGATCGCGGAAGGCGTGGAGACCGATTCGCAGGCGCGCTACCTGCGCTCGAACGGCTGCCTGACGATGCAGGGCTATCTGTACCACCGACCGATGCCGCTGCCGCGCTTCATCGACGTGCTGCGCGGCCAGGCGTTGCCGGCGGGCGCATCGAACGTGCTCGCCTTCCAGGCCTGA
- a CDS encoding HDOD domain-containing protein, with amino-acid sequence MPQILIKLLAHLQADDLGMPELAALVAKDAGMTGKILTVANSSAYHRNGRQPNLEQAMVALGTDMIKTLVISDSVFQTFNSFPNSGATDLRAFWKNSLTAAVLAREVARRIEYAQPEEAYLAGLLHNVGRLALLATAPKEYGFNFTARDDEDLCAVEQRTLQITHAEAGAWLIERWQLDSFLADSVLYHHEPSERLEAAHPLIRIVRVAHVLSSHANDDVLVDEARALCGLGPDAPDELLGLAARQVEKAAVHLGIDLAGADDLPALPAFAPPPPVDPVQQRLSEEVRNLVLVSEVGQTFARQQGESGLLEAMTRSARILFDFENAVVLLENPTGQALVGAPTATQQRVAEFTVPLAKGGAVAQAALERRMGFIRRDGRPLGLAEEQLLRMLGTESLVCLPLVAGARCLGVLVGGVASWQLPACQKRERFLQAFGAQAAGALETAMSERGHARRQLAHVAEEYREASRRVVHEVNNPLSIIKNYLSVLDSKLERQEPVSAELSILNEEIDRVGQLVGSLTDIQPRIEGAAPAADVTRVVDDVLRLFRTTNFIPANVEIVVSMLDADSRIEGDPDILKQILVNLVKNAIEALSASGGRIEIANRGHVNRERRLYLELVVSDTGPGLSRDVLANLFSAVKSTKEGPHHGLGLSIVHSLVKKLNGHIACRSGTTGTSFEILLPAHAGAGAPATMPVRALGSV; translated from the coding sequence ATGCCGCAGATCCTCATCAAGCTGCTTGCGCACTTGCAGGCGGACGATCTGGGCATGCCGGAGTTGGCCGCGCTGGTCGCCAAGGATGCCGGCATGACCGGCAAGATCCTCACCGTCGCCAACAGCTCGGCCTACCACCGCAACGGCCGCCAGCCGAATCTCGAGCAGGCCATGGTGGCGCTGGGCACGGACATGATCAAGACGCTGGTCATCAGCGACTCCGTTTTCCAGACCTTCAACAGCTTCCCGAATTCCGGCGCCACCGACCTGCGCGCGTTCTGGAAGAACTCGTTGACGGCTGCCGTGCTGGCGCGCGAAGTGGCGCGCCGCATCGAGTATGCGCAGCCGGAAGAAGCCTATCTGGCGGGCCTGTTGCACAACGTCGGCCGCCTCGCGCTGCTGGCGACGGCGCCGAAGGAATACGGGTTCAACTTCACGGCGCGCGACGACGAAGACCTGTGCGCCGTCGAGCAGCGCACCCTGCAGATCACGCACGCCGAAGCGGGCGCCTGGCTGATCGAGCGCTGGCAGCTCGATTCCTTCCTGGCCGATTCGGTCCTGTACCACCACGAGCCGAGCGAGCGCCTGGAAGCGGCGCATCCGTTGATCCGCATCGTGCGCGTGGCCCACGTGCTGTCCAGCCATGCCAACGATGACGTCCTCGTGGACGAGGCGCGCGCCCTGTGCGGCCTCGGTCCGGACGCGCCGGACGAGTTGCTGGGCCTCGCCGCGCGCCAGGTCGAGAAGGCCGCCGTCCACCTCGGCATCGACCTCGCCGGCGCCGACGACCTGCCGGCATTGCCCGCGTTCGCGCCGCCGCCGCCCGTCGATCCCGTGCAGCAGCGCCTGTCCGAGGAAGTGCGCAACTTGGTGCTCGTGTCCGAAGTCGGCCAGACGTTCGCGCGCCAGCAAGGCGAGTCGGGCCTGCTGGAAGCGATGACGCGTTCGGCGCGCATCCTGTTCGATTTCGAGAACGCCGTCGTGCTGCTGGAGAATCCGACCGGGCAGGCCCTGGTCGGCGCGCCGACCGCGACCCAGCAACGCGTCGCCGAATTCACGGTCCCGCTGGCGAAGGGCGGCGCCGTCGCGCAGGCCGCGCTGGAGCGCCGCATGGGCTTCATCCGCCGCGACGGCCGTCCGCTCGGCCTCGCGGAAGAACAGCTGCTGCGCATGCTCGGCACGGAATCGCTCGTGTGCCTGCCGCTCGTCGCGGGCGCGCGCTGCCTCGGTGTGCTGGTCGGCGGCGTCGCCAGCTGGCAGCTGCCGGCGTGCCAGAAGCGCGAGCGCTTCCTGCAGGCGTTCGGCGCGCAAGCCGCGGGTGCCCTGGAGACGGCGATGTCGGAGCGCGGCCACGCGCGCCGCCAGCTCGCCCACGTGGCCGAGGAATACCGCGAAGCGTCGCGGCGCGTCGTGCATGAAGTGAACAACCCGCTGTCGATCATCAAGAACTACCTGTCGGTCCTGGACAGCAAGCTGGAACGCCAGGAACCGGTCAGCGCCGAGCTGTCGATCCTGAACGAGGAGATCGACCGCGTCGGCCAGCTGGTCGGCAGCCTGACGGACATCCAGCCTCGCATCGAAGGCGCGGCGCCGGCCGCGGACGTGACCAGGGTCGTCGACGACGTGCTGCGCCTGTTCCGCACGACGAACTTCATTCCGGCCAACGTGGAGATCGTCGTCAGCATGCTTGACGCCGACAGCCGCATCGAGGGCGACCCGGACATCCTGAAGCAGATCCTCGTGAACCTCGTCAAGAACGCGATCGAGGCGCTGTCGGCCAGCGGCGGCCGCATCGAGATCGCGAACCGCGGCCACGTGAACCGCGAGCGCAGGCTGTACCTGGAGCTGGTCGTTTCCGACACCGGTCCGGGGCTGTCGCGCGACGTGCTGGCCAATCTGTTCTCGGCCGTGAAGAGCACCAAGGAAGGGCCGCACCACGGCCTCGGCCTGTCGATCGTGCACAGCCTGGTCAAGAAGCTGAACGGGCATATCGCCTGCCGCAGCGGCACGACCGGCACCAGTTTTGAAATCCTGCTGCCGGCGCATGCCGGCGCCGGCGCCCCGGCAACAATGCCGGTGCGCGCGCTTGGATCCGTATAA
- a CDS encoding multidrug effflux MFS transporter gives MLPEPEPDNLPKDPVTPVPLPAPHKITMLSAGGLASLLAALSMLGPFSVDAYLPAFPAIQASLSATGLEVQQTLTAYMLAFAVMSLWHGALSDAFGRRNVVLVGLIVFAVGTLGCASAHSVHYLWVFRIMQGISAGAGVVVGRAIIRDLYSDAPAARLLSMVTMIFSIAPAIAPVLGGWVVAAFDWRSIFLGLLAFSVVLWWVCWQHLPETMPVERRQPFNPRFLARSYWDIFSSVLFQMKSGIVAFNFGGMFLFIAGAPVLLPVHLHLGPSDFAWLFVPAVSGIFLGALAANRLAGKMTFSRQIGIGYAFMLAAVAGSVTYHAVLPPALPWTVLPMFFYNFGSSIINPSATLLALDLFPHIRGTVASCQSFVTTLMGALVAGIIAPALTHSVLAMALGQAAFALASLACWMTSCQYRRYKALA, from the coding sequence ATGCTACCCGAACCAGAACCGGACAATCTACCGAAAGACCCCGTCACCCCCGTCCCGCTGCCGGCGCCGCACAAGATCACGATGCTGTCGGCGGGCGGCCTCGCGTCTCTGCTGGCCGCGCTGTCGATGCTGGGCCCGTTCTCCGTCGACGCCTACCTGCCCGCGTTCCCGGCCATCCAGGCGTCGCTCTCCGCGACCGGACTGGAGGTGCAGCAGACGCTGACGGCGTACATGCTGGCCTTCGCCGTGATGTCGCTGTGGCACGGCGCGCTGTCGGACGCGTTCGGGCGGCGCAATGTGGTCCTCGTCGGATTGATCGTGTTCGCGGTCGGGACGCTCGGCTGCGCGTCCGCGCATTCCGTGCATTACCTGTGGGTCTTCCGGATCATGCAGGGCATCTCGGCCGGGGCGGGCGTCGTCGTGGGACGCGCGATCATCCGCGACCTGTATTCGGATGCGCCGGCCGCGCGCCTGCTGTCGATGGTGACGATGATTTTTTCGATCGCGCCCGCCATCGCGCCCGTGCTGGGCGGCTGGGTGGTGGCCGCGTTCGACTGGCGTTCGATCTTCCTCGGCCTGCTCGCGTTTTCCGTCGTGCTGTGGTGGGTGTGCTGGCAGCACCTGCCGGAGACGATGCCGGTGGAACGCCGCCAGCCGTTCAACCCGCGCTTCCTGGCGCGCAGTTACTGGGACATCTTCAGCTCCGTGCTGTTCCAGATGAAGTCGGGCATCGTCGCCTTCAATTTCGGCGGCATGTTCCTGTTCATCGCCGGCGCGCCCGTACTCTTGCCCGTCCACCTGCATCTCGGACCGTCGGACTTCGCCTGGCTGTTCGTGCCGGCCGTGAGCGGCATCTTCCTCGGCGCGCTCGCCGCCAACCGGCTGGCGGGGAAGATGACGTTCTCGCGCCAGATCGGCATCGGCTACGCATTCATGCTGGCGGCCGTCGCGGGTTCCGTCACGTATCACGCCGTGCTGCCGCCGGCGCTGCCGTGGACCGTGCTGCCGATGTTCTTCTATAACTTCGGCAGCTCGATCATCAACCCGAGCGCAACCTTGCTGGCCCTCGACCTGTTTCCGCATATCCGCGGTACGGTGGCGTCGTGCCAGTCGTTCGTCACGACCCTGATGGGCGCGCTGGTCGCCGGCATCATCGCGCCGGCGCTGACCCATTCCGTGCTGGCGATGGCGCTCGGCCAGGCCGCGTTCGCGCTGGCGTCGCTGGCGTGCTGGATGACGTCGTGCCAGTACCGGCGCTACAAGGCGCTGGCCTGA
- a CDS encoding THUMP domain-containing class I SAM-dependent RNA methyltransferase: MTSYFCPCPRGMEQALADELAEIAHTTGSTSLKVHNQVPGGVHCSGTDTDAYRINLHSRIASRVLLRIANRTYANENDIYDLVLEQPWENWFSVDHTIRVDITAIKSPLTSLEFTTLKIKDAVCDRFRDQFGRRPSVNTREPDMRIMGFLDQRNFTIYLDTSGEALFKRGWREETGDAPLRENLAAGLLRVAGWKPGVPLFDPMCGSGTILIEAAQMVQGIPPGARRRFAFEKFKNFNAKAWQEMKTAIKPNPLPAEPTIFGSDISGDMVAMTRHNLRSAGILFEVPLKQIEAQQVQPPTSEPGLLVTNPPYGERIGVRGDSTIPQDEMAVGFYQQLSATLKQRFAGWTVYLFTADLGLPKMLRLKESRKTPFFNGALECRLFRFDMVAGFNRRDAAKPKDDQ, encoded by the coding sequence ATGACTTCCTACTTTTGCCCCTGCCCGCGCGGCATGGAACAGGCGCTGGCCGACGAACTGGCCGAGATCGCACACACCACCGGCAGCACGTCGCTGAAGGTGCACAACCAGGTGCCGGGCGGCGTGCACTGCTCGGGCACGGACACGGACGCGTACCGCATCAACCTGCATTCGCGCATCGCGTCGCGGGTGTTGCTGCGCATCGCCAACCGCACGTACGCCAACGAAAACGACATCTACGACCTCGTGCTGGAACAGCCGTGGGAAAACTGGTTCAGCGTCGACCACACGATCCGCGTCGACATCACCGCCATCAAGTCGCCGCTGACGAGCCTCGAGTTCACGACGCTGAAGATCAAGGATGCCGTCTGCGACCGCTTCCGCGACCAGTTCGGCCGCCGCCCGTCCGTCAACACGCGCGAGCCGGACATGCGCATCATGGGCTTCCTCGACCAGCGCAACTTCACGATCTACCTTGACACGTCCGGCGAAGCGCTGTTCAAGCGCGGCTGGCGCGAAGAGACGGGCGACGCGCCGCTGCGCGAAAACCTGGCCGCCGGCCTGCTGCGCGTCGCGGGCTGGAAGCCGGGCGTGCCGCTGTTCGATCCGATGTGCGGCTCGGGCACGATCCTGATCGAGGCCGCGCAGATGGTGCAGGGCATCCCGCCCGGCGCGCGGCGCCGCTTCGCGTTCGAGAAATTCAAGAATTTCAACGCCAAGGCCTGGCAGGAGATGAAGACGGCGATCAAGCCGAATCCGCTGCCGGCCGAACCGACGATCTTCGGTTCCGACATCTCCGGCGACATGGTCGCGATGACGCGCCATAACCTGCGCTCGGCCGGCATCCTGTTCGAGGTGCCGCTGAAGCAGATCGAGGCGCAGCAGGTGCAGCCGCCCACCAGCGAGCCGGGCCTGCTGGTGACGAATCCGCCGTACGGCGAGCGTATCGGCGTGCGCGGCGATTCGACGATCCCGCAGGACGAGATGGCCGTCGGCTTCTACCAGCAGCTTTCCGCCACGCTGAAGCAGCGCTTCGCCGGTTGGACCGTGTACCTGTTCACGGCCGACCTGGGCCTGCCCAAGATGCTGCGCCTGAAGGAATCGCGCAAGACGCCGTTCTTCAACGGCGCCCTCGAATGCCGCCTGTTCCGCTTCGACATGGTCGCCGGTTTCAACCGCCGCGACGCAGCCAAACCCAAAGACGACCAATAA
- a CDS encoding CopD family protein — protein MYLWIKALHIVFIASWFAGLFYLPRIYVNLAQESNPAVAERLLGMARRLYRFTTILMVPALLLGLWLWLGFGIKGGWLHAKLALVVLVIGYHHACGSLLKKFERGVNTRSHKWFRVFNEVPVLLLLAIVILVVVKPF, from the coding sequence ATGTACCTCTGGATCAAAGCGCTGCACATCGTCTTCATCGCCTCGTGGTTCGCCGGGCTGTTCTACCTGCCGCGCATCTACGTGAACCTGGCGCAGGAAAGCAATCCGGCCGTCGCCGAGCGCCTGCTCGGCATGGCGCGCCGCCTGTACCGGTTCACGACGATCCTGATGGTGCCGGCGCTGTTGCTGGGCTTGTGGCTGTGGCTGGGCTTCGGCATCAAGGGCGGCTGGCTGCATGCGAAACTGGCGCTCGTGGTCCTTGTCATCGGCTACCATCATGCATGTGGATCGCTGCTGAAAAAATTCGAGCGCGGCGTCAATACGCGTAGCCATAAGTGGTTCCGCGTGTTCAACGAGGTGCCGGTTTTGCTGCTGCTGGCGATCGTGATCCTGGTGGTCGTGAAGCCGTTTTGA
- a CDS encoding glutamate-5-semialdehyde dehydrogenase, with protein MDITDYMHTIGRQARAASRAMARADSATRNQALLLIAAAIEREADSLRAANARDMEAAAAAGLEPALLDRLALSDKAIATMVDGLRQIVALPDPIGEITDLKFRPTGIQVGRMRVPLGVIGIIYEARPNVTVDAAGLCIKSGNAAILRGGSEAIHCNRALAALVAEGLRGAGLPEHGVQVVETTDRAAVGALITMPEFVDVIVPRGGKGLIARLMKESTVPMIKHLDGICHVYIDAKADIAKALPIAMNAKTHRYGTCNTMETLLVARAIAKAVLPQLAALYATKEVELRADPESQAILQGYPHLVPATEEDWSTEYLAPILAVKIVDGIDAAIEHINTYSSKHTDAIVTEDYTDAMRFLREVDSASVMINASTRFADGFEYGLGAEIGISNDKLHARGPVGLEGLTSLKYVVFGHGEVRK; from the coding sequence ATGGACATCACCGACTACATGCACACAATCGGCCGCCAGGCCCGCGCGGCCTCGCGCGCGATGGCGCGCGCGGACAGCGCCACCCGCAACCAGGCGTTGCTCCTGATCGCCGCCGCCATCGAGCGTGAGGCGGACAGCCTGCGCGCCGCCAACGCGCGCGACATGGAAGCGGCGGCCGCCGCCGGCCTGGAGCCCGCGCTGCTGGACCGCCTCGCGCTGTCCGACAAGGCGATCGCCACGATGGTCGACGGCCTGCGCCAGATCGTCGCGCTGCCCGACCCGATCGGCGAGATCACCGACCTGAAATTCCGCCCGACGGGCATCCAGGTGGGCCGCATGCGTGTCCCGCTGGGCGTCATCGGCATCATCTACGAAGCGCGTCCGAACGTGACGGTCGACGCGGCCGGCCTGTGCATCAAGAGCGGCAACGCCGCCATCCTGCGCGGCGGCTCGGAAGCCATCCACTGCAACCGCGCGCTCGCGGCCCTCGTCGCCGAGGGCCTGCGCGGCGCGGGCCTGCCGGAACACGGCGTGCAGGTCGTCGAGACGACGGACCGCGCCGCCGTCGGCGCCCTCATCACGATGCCGGAATTCGTGGACGTCATCGTCCCGCGCGGCGGCAAGGGCCTGATCGCGCGCCTGATGAAGGAATCCACGGTCCCGATGATCAAGCACCTGGACGGCATCTGCCACGTCTACATCGACGCCAAGGCCGATATCGCCAAGGCGCTGCCCATCGCGATGAACGCCAAGACGCACCGCTACGGCACGTGCAACACGATGGAAACGCTGCTCGTCGCACGCGCCATCGCGAAGGCCGTGCTGCCGCAACTGGCCGCGCTGTACGCGACGAAGGAAGTGGAGCTGCGCGCCGATCCGGAAAGCCAGGCGATCCTGCAAGGCTATCCGCACCTGGTGCCGGCGACGGAAGAGGACTGGAGCACGGAATACCTGGCGCCGATCCTCGCCGTGAAGATCGTGGACGGCATCGACGCGGCCATCGAGCATATCAACACGTATTCGTCGAAGCACACGGACGCCATCGTCACCGAGGATTACACGGACGCGATGCGCTTCCTGCGCGAAGTCGATTCGGCCTCGGTGATGATCAACGCATCGACGCGTTTCGCCGACGGCTTCGAATACGGGCTGGGCGCCGAGATCGGCATCTCGAACGACAAGCTGCACGCGCGCGGGCCGGTCGGCCTGGAAGGCCTGACGTCGTTGAAATACGTGGTGTTCGGCCACGGCGAAGTGCGCAAATAA
- the holA gene encoding DNA polymerase III subunit delta, which translates to MQLRPEALDGHLAKGLAPLYVITSDEHLLALEAADKIRRAARAQGYSERDVLTVERNFKWGELLAANQAMSLFGDKKLIELRIPGGKPGKDGSAALQNYAKDLNPDNLTLITLPKLDWQTAKASWVAALQQAAVYVEIPNVERAQLPGWIGMRLASQNQSADRQSLDFIADRVEGNLLAAHQEIQKLALLYEPGKLTYDQVIDAVLNVARYDVFKLSEAMLAGDPARLVRMLDGLKGEGEALPLVLWAVSEEIRTLLKLKAGMAQGRPLGALLKEYRIWGPRERMMEPALRRISLPTLEAALQQAAQVDKMVKGLRAKQFAGDAWDAMLQLALRVAS; encoded by the coding sequence ATGCAGTTGCGGCCTGAGGCGCTCGACGGCCACCTCGCCAAGGGGCTCGCGCCCCTGTACGTGATCACCAGCGACGAGCACCTGCTGGCGCTGGAAGCGGCGGACAAGATCCGCCGCGCGGCGCGCGCACAAGGGTATTCCGAGCGCGACGTGCTCACGGTCGAGCGCAACTTCAAATGGGGCGAGCTGCTGGCCGCCAACCAGGCCATGTCGCTGTTCGGCGACAAGAAGCTGATCGAGTTGCGCATCCCCGGCGGCAAGCCGGGCAAGGACGGCAGCGCGGCCCTGCAGAACTATGCGAAAGACCTGAACCCCGACAACCTCACCTTGATCACGCTGCCGAAGCTGGACTGGCAGACGGCCAAGGCGTCGTGGGTGGCGGCCCTGCAGCAGGCGGCGGTCTACGTCGAGATCCCGAACGTGGAACGCGCGCAGCTGCCGGGCTGGATCGGCATGCGCTTGGCAAGCCAGAACCAGAGCGCGGACCGCCAGAGCCTGGACTTCATCGCCGACCGCGTCGAGGGCAACCTGCTCGCGGCGCACCAGGAGATCCAGAAACTGGCCTTGCTGTACGAGCCGGGCAAGCTGACCTACGACCAGGTGATCGATGCGGTGCTGAACGTGGCGCGCTACGACGTCTTCAAGCTGTCGGAAGCGATGCTGGCCGGCGACCCGGCGCGCCTCGTGCGCATGCTGGACGGCTTGAAAGGCGAGGGCGAGGCGCTGCCGCTGGTATTGTGGGCCGTCTCCGAAGAAATCCGCACGCTGCTAAAATTGAAGGCAGGGATGGCGCAGGGACGCCCGCTCGGCGCGCTGCTGAAGGAATACCGCATCTGGGGCCCGCGCGAGCGCATGATGGAACCGGCGCTGCGGCGCATTTCCCTGCCGACCCTGGAAGCGGCGCTGCAGCAGGCGGCGCAGGTCGACAAGATGGTCAAGGGCCTGCGCGCGAAGCAGTTCGCGGGCGATGCGTGGGACGCGATGCTGCAGCTCGCGCTCAGGGTCGCCTCGTGA
- a CDS encoding LPS-assembly lipoprotein LptE, whose amino-acid sequence MRAHTRKLVVRAAAALLVATSLAGCGFQLRGSNGSYTMPFNSIYLGFPDTSALGTELKRNLRATGQLVIADKATDAEAQFVLLGETRNKSILSLNSLGRVREYLLTYTLSFAVRDAKGAELVPPTQISLRRNMAFDETQVLAKESEEALLYRDMQADLVQQIIRRLAAMKPAT is encoded by the coding sequence ATGCGCGCCCATACCAGGAAGTTGGTGGTGCGTGCCGCTGCGGCCCTGCTGGTGGCAACCAGCCTGGCAGGCTGCGGCTTTCAGCTGCGCGGTTCGAACGGCAGCTACACGATGCCGTTCAACAGCATTTATCTCGGCTTCCCGGACACGTCCGCGCTGGGCACGGAACTCAAGCGCAACCTGCGCGCGACCGGCCAGCTGGTCATCGCCGACAAGGCGACGGATGCCGAGGCGCAGTTCGTGCTGCTGGGCGAGACGCGCAACAAGTCCATCCTGTCGCTGAACAGCCTGGGCCGCGTGCGCGAATACCTGCTGACGTACACGCTGTCGTTCGCCGTGCGCGACGCCAAGGGCGCGGAGCTGGTGCCGCCCACCCAGATATCGCTGCGCCGGAACATGGCGTTCGACGAGACCCAGGTGCTGGCCAAGGAATCGGAAGAAGCGCTGCTGTACCGCGACATGCAGGCGGACCTGGTCCAGCAGATCATCCGCCGTCTTGCCGCGATGAAGCCGGCCACTTAA